The window TCGAGTGGTGGTGGATGGTGGTGCCGTGTCCGACGCTTCGGAGCGTCGAAGGCTCGAAGAATGCGTGAAAGAGCCGATCCGGACGCCGGGCCGCATCCAATCGTTCGGGATGCTGTTCGTGGTCGATGTGGCCACCTACGAGATCGTCACCGCGAGCGAGAACGCCGCCGAATGGCTGGGCCGCTCCGTCTCCGAGCTGGGCAGCCCGACGCTCGAGTGGAGCGTGACCGCGCAGACGCACGGGGACCCGATCCGGATCGACCTGCAGGGCGCGCCGTATGACGCGATCACGCACCGCCTCGGTGAGCAGGTGCTGATCGAGCTGGAGCCCACCGACGCACCCGACGTGCCGAACTCGTCCGTCGTCGCCGCGATCCGGTCGCTCGGCCTGCTGGCGGATGCGGACGCACTGCGCCAGGCGGCCGCCGACGAGGTGAAGCGCATCAGCGGCTTCGACCGTGTGATGGTGTACCGCTTCTTCGAGGACGGCCACGGCGAGGTCGCGGGGGAGGCGTCCGAACCCGACATGGAGTCGTACCGCGGCCTGCACTTCCCGGCGTCGGACATCCCGCAGCAGGCGCGCTCGCTCTACCTCACCAAGCTCTCGCGCCAGATCGTCAGCACGGAGGACGCGGGCACGCCGCTCGTCTCGGTGGCCGAGTCCGCACCGCTCGATCTCAGCAGTGCCGAGCTGCGCGCCGTGTCGCCCCACCACCTGCAGTTCATGCGCAACATGGGCCAGGCGTCGACCGTCTCCTTCTCGCTCATCCAGGACGACCGCCTGGTCGGCATGATCACATGCGCGCATCGCACCCAGCGCCGGATGCCGATCCTGCTCCGCCGTGCGCTGGAGGTGCTGGCGGCGCAGCTGACCCTGCAGCTCGGCGCGCTCGAGTCGATCGGGCGGCTGCGCCGCGACCTGACCATCCGGGAGCAGCGGGCGGCGGTACTCGCCGGCGTCCCGTCCTCCGACGACCCGCTGCTGACGCTCGTCGAGAGCGGCGAGGAGCTCCGCCGGCTGGTCGGCGCCGACGGCGCGATCCTCGCGCTGGACGGCGTCAGCCGCAGCATCGGCGACGTGCCGCTGATCGACCGCAGCCTGCTCCTTGCGGCCACGGGCACCGAGTCGCTGAGCACGAACGAACTGGAGCGCTCGCACCCCGGACTCGCGGCGCTGATGCCGGGGTTCGCCGGGCTGATGGTCGTGCCGGTGGGCGCCCACGGCGTCCTGCTGTTCTTCCGCCACGAAGTGACCCGCGTGATCCGCTGGCTGGGCGACCAGACCGCCGCCAACCGCGAGACCGCCCTGTCTCCGCGACGCTCGTTCTCCGAGTGGCGCCAGAGCGTCGAGGGCAGCGCGCTGCCCTGGGGCTCCGTCGCCGAGGAGGCCCGCGAGCTGGGCCGCGACCTGGCGCGTGCGCTCGACCGCCGCCGGGAGGCGCAGCTCGCCCAGCTCGCGATGATCGACCACCTGACCGGGCTGCACAACCGCCGGTCGTTCGAGCACGAGCTCGAGAAGGCCGTCTCGGCGGGGGAGGGCGGCGTGCTGCTGTTCCTCGACCTCGACGGGTTCAAGTCGATCAACGACCGGCACGGGCACGAGACGGGGGATGCGGTGCTCCGCACGATCGCCCGGCGCCTCACCCGGGACAGCCGCTCGTCCGACGTCATCTCGCGTCTTGCCGGCGACGAGTTCGTCGTGCTGAGCGGCGGCACCGGCCACGAGGACGGGGAGGCGTTCGCCGCCCGCCTGGTGCGCGACATCGCCGACCCGATCGACACGGCCCGCGGCCCGATGACGGTCACCGCGTCGTGCGGCGTCATCACGATCGAGCCGGGGAAGACGGCGAAGCAGCTCGTGGATGCGGCGGATGCGGCCATGTACCGCGCGAAGAACTCCGGCCGCAACCGCGTCTCCCTCTGATCCCGCGGCCGTCGTCCGCGTAGGCTGCGCGGCATGCCGGATCCGATGCACTTCGATCGCCACGCCGCGCTCTACGACCGCGCGCGGCCGCCGTACCCGGACAGCCTCCGCGACCGGTTGCGGCAGCTCGGGCTCCTGACGCCCGGACGCCGCGCCCTCGACCTCGGGGCCGGCAGCGGTCAGGCGACACGACTGCTGGTGGACGCAGGGATGGACGTCACCGCCGTCGAGCCGGGTCCGGCCCTCGCGGACATCCTGCAGCAGCGGTTCCCCCAGGTGCACGTCGTCCGTTCCACGGCCGAGGAGTACGTACCGGAGCCGGGTTCCCTCGACCTCGTCACGATCGCGACCGCTGTGCACTGGTTCGACCTCGACCGTGTCCTCCCGTCGCTCCGGCAGGCGCTCGCGCCCGGTGGCCGCGTCGCCGTCTGGCGCACCGTGTACGGC is drawn from Leifsonia shinshuensis and contains these coding sequences:
- a CDS encoding diguanylate cyclase domain-containing protein, producing MKEPIRTPGRIQSFGMLFVVDVATYEIVTASENAAEWLGRSVSELGSPTLEWSVTAQTHGDPIRIDLQGAPYDAITHRLGEQVLIELEPTDAPDVPNSSVVAAIRSLGLLADADALRQAAADEVKRISGFDRVMVYRFFEDGHGEVAGEASEPDMESYRGLHFPASDIPQQARSLYLTKLSRQIVSTEDAGTPLVSVAESAPLDLSSAELRAVSPHHLQFMRNMGQASTVSFSLIQDDRLVGMITCAHRTQRRMPILLRRALEVLAAQLTLQLGALESIGRLRRDLTIREQRAAVLAGVPSSDDPLLTLVESGEELRRLVGADGAILALDGVSRSIGDVPLIDRSLLLAATGTESLSTNELERSHPGLAALMPGFAGLMVVPVGAHGVLLFFRHEVTRVIRWLGDQTAANRETALSPRRSFSEWRQSVEGSALPWGSVAEEARELGRDLARALDRRREAQLAQLAMIDHLTGLHNRRSFEHELEKAVSAGEGGVLLFLDLDGFKSINDRHGHETGDAVLRTIARRLTRDSRSSDVISRLAGDEFVVLSGGTGHEDGEAFAARLVRDIADPIDTARGPMTVTASCGVITIEPGKTAKQLVDAADAAMYRAKNSGRNRVSL
- a CDS encoding class I SAM-dependent methyltransferase, with the translated sequence MPDPMHFDRHAALYDRARPPYPDSLRDRLRQLGLLTPGRRALDLGAGSGQATRLLVDAGMDVTAVEPGPALADILQQRFPQVHVVRSTAEEYVPEPGSLDLVTIATAVHWFDLDRVLPSLRQALAPGGRVAVWRTVYGDTSVPPSLFRERVQAIADRRDAPARPGPDETETEAWARLLTAGGLFVVDHREELGWSIVLDADGIQALFTTFSDWSEAEAEQAAEAVRELGGTVVERYVTPLIVLAPAG